A part of Helicobacter kayseriensis genomic DNA contains:
- the recG gene encoding ATP-dependent DNA helicase RecG, with amino-acid sequence MKENLENSFSKILTEILLHPPIDYQNLVLISELKNATWGVLRIQPIEHQKTHKVLKIRALILDFDQTLEVTIFHPKPFHLILFSIGKIVYVYGMLQKRFGYEMIQPKIVKEFGEIIPVFSRNKAKNSQMRKLIKEYLTQENLEKMLLPKAVIEEVMQVFYPSFEFFVQFEKYKGLPPKTLEIFKMLEICFHLHKMRKKKKLFPSKFQCHGDYAHFISSLPFVLTQGQNQAIAEISKDLKSPIACKRIVMGDVGCGKTIVILASVMMVYPYKSILMAPTTILAQQLYQEALKFLPPSLSVGLFTSESKEQNFLGFDFVIGTQALLYKNENLSDFALVMTDEQHRFGTMQRHTLEKFASKGGKKPHILQFSATPIPRTMAMLQSELIAHTFILDTPFKKDISTQVFRKKDFPALLDHIRSEIAQDHQVAIVYPLVEESENFSYMPLKKAQEYWCKHFERVYSTSGGDKNKDEVIEEFRDKGAILLSTTVIEVGISLPRLSTIVIVGAERMGFATLHQLRGRVSRNGLKGYCFLFTHQEHSRRLDEFVRTKNGFEIAELDLRYRKSGDLLEGKNQSGDEFVFFDPAQDLQILQKAKELQIKI; translated from the coding sequence ATGAAAGAGAATCTGGAGAATAGCTTTTCAAAAATCTTAACTGAGATATTGCTTCATCCGCCCATAGATTATCAAAATCTAGTTTTGATTTCTGAGCTTAAAAATGCGACTTGGGGGGTTTTGAGGATACAGCCCATTGAGCATCAAAAGACGCATAAAGTATTGAAAATTAGAGCATTGATTTTAGATTTTGATCAAACCCTTGAGGTTACGATTTTTCACCCCAAGCCTTTTCATTTGATTCTTTTTTCTATCGGAAAGATAGTTTATGTTTATGGGATGCTTCAAAAAAGATTTGGTTATGAGATGATTCAGCCAAAGATTGTGAAAGAATTTGGTGAGATTATTCCTGTCTTTTCTAGAAATAAAGCCAAAAATTCACAGATGCGTAAGCTCATCAAAGAATATCTTACTCAAGAGAATCTAGAAAAGATGCTATTGCCCAAGGCAGTGATTGAGGAGGTGATGCAGGTGTTTTATCCATCTTTTGAGTTTTTTGTGCAATTTGAAAAATACAAAGGATTACCTCCAAAAACTTTGGAAATTTTTAAAATGCTTGAAATTTGTTTTCATCTTCATAAAATGCGTAAAAAAAAGAAGCTCTTTCCCTCAAAATTTCAATGCCATGGTGATTATGCACATTTTATCTCTTCTCTTCCTTTTGTATTGACTCAGGGACAGAATCAGGCAATTGCAGAAATTTCTAAAGATCTCAAGAGTCCTATTGCTTGCAAGAGGATTGTGATGGGAGATGTGGGGTGTGGCAAAACGATTGTGATTTTGGCAAGTGTGATGATGGTGTATCCCTATAAGTCGATTTTGATGGCACCTACGACAATCTTAGCACAACAACTTTATCAAGAAGCTCTAAAATTTCTTCCCCCATCGCTTTCAGTGGGACTATTTACAAGTGAAAGCAAGGAGCAGAATTTTTTGGGGTTTGATTTTGTGATTGGCACTCAAGCATTGCTTTATAAAAATGAAAATCTCAGTGATTTTGCTCTTGTGATGACAGATGAGCAACATCGATTTGGGACGATGCAACGCCATACATTAGAAAAATTTGCAAGCAAAGGAGGGAAGAAGCCCCATATCTTGCAATTCTCAGCCACTCCTATCCCTAGGACAATGGCGATGTTGCAATCAGAACTCATTGCTCATACATTTATTCTAGATACTCCTTTTAAAAAAGATATTTCAACACAAGTGTTTAGAAAAAAAGATTTTCCTGCTTTGTTAGATCATATCCGATCAGAGATCGCACAAGATCATCAAGTCGCGATCGTTTATCCTTTGGTAGAAGAGAGCGAGAATTTTTCTTATATGCCTCTAAAAAAAGCGCAAGAGTATTGGTGCAAGCATTTTGAGAGGGTATATAGCACAAGCGGAGGGGATAAGAATAAAGATGAGGTGATTGAGGAGTTTAGGGATAAGGGGGCGATTTTATTGAGCACAACGGTGATTGAGGTGGGAATCTCTCTTCCGCGTTTAAGCACGATTGTGATTGTGGGTGCTGAGAGAATGGGGTTTGCGACACTTCATCAATTGCGTGGGAGGGTGAGTCGCAATGGGCTGAAGGGATATTGTTTTTTATTTACTCATCAGGAGCACTCTAGGCGCTTGGATGAATTTGTAAGGACAAAAAATGGATTTGAAATTGCCGAGCTTGATTTGCGTTATAGGAAATCTGGAGATTTGCTTGAGGGCAAAAATCAAAGCGGAGATGAATTTGTGTTTTTTGACCCTGCTCAAGACCTCCAAATCCTGCAAAAAGCAAAGGAACTCCAAATCAAAATATAG
- the bamA gene encoding outer membrane protein assembly factor BamA, with translation MKKILLFFLMVGIIFAETALIPPKISKSQKGDIVKAVKYHNIVYISEVIANEISGISTGEKLDYKALDRAIRSFYDQGYFEDIWVSFDSGVLNFYFKEKPRIGSIEIKGYGNESDRTALIEQLGLKRGDMFDAIKLEKSKQTIKAVLEQKGYYGSVIEFQSEPIAQSNAYNLTVNINQGNEIIIRKAVYEGRKELSVKDIEALSANKERDFMGWMWGLNDGKLHLSELEYDPLRIQDAYMRKGFLDAQISSPFLSVNFNDYNAKLFYKITEGTRYKVSDIEIVLETPVIPEDQLYFGLKLKKGEYFDVQNLRADMDLIKTKVADIGYPFANVNPDLDKSDGEVKVIYYVSVGKKVYINDVIISGNTRTSDRIIRREILLAPGDLYNLTSVRESENALRRLGFFESVKIDTRRISEDSMDLLVSVVETRTGELMFGLGYGSYDKITVNASVRERNLFGTGNSGQVYMDISKTRQMYNIGLTNPRIFDSRFSFSFEVFRSSYVDWNYTETNTGFTTSVGRLLTNTLRFSLAFGVGRTNITDFAGGTESFYRTIFTNPNPWKISLTPSLSFDNTDNYYFPQNGIIASTYVEYAGLGGDENYTKLYGKFAIYHHLKKWMPIDLIARYKAQAGYVFEEGYTPINNLFSMGGISTVRGYQSGSLSPAPVGFDGLYVGGNYMFTNSIELSYGLLESLQMRVSAFYDFGIIGNHKRNFPYPYVLSDKPIVRQSAGLAIEWVSPIGPIVLVFPWAIKPQPGDKTSNFEFTMGTRF, from the coding sequence TTGAAAAAAATACTTCTTTTTTTCTTGATGGTAGGCATAATCTTTGCAGAGACTGCCCTTATCCCCCCAAAGATTTCAAAGTCTCAAAAGGGCGATATTGTCAAAGCAGTCAAATACCACAATATCGTCTATATCTCTGAAGTCATTGCAAATGAAATCTCAGGTATTTCTACCGGAGAAAAACTGGATTATAAAGCATTAGATCGAGCGATTCGGTCGTTTTATGATCAAGGGTATTTTGAAGATATTTGGGTGAGCTTTGATTCGGGTGTGCTGAATTTTTACTTCAAAGAAAAGCCAAGAATAGGAAGTATAGAAATCAAAGGCTATGGGAATGAGTCGGATCGAACCGCTTTGATTGAGCAATTGGGGCTCAAGCGTGGGGATATGTTTGATGCGATCAAGCTTGAAAAATCCAAGCAAACGATCAAAGCAGTCTTGGAACAAAAGGGATATTATGGGAGTGTGATTGAATTCCAATCTGAACCTATTGCACAGAGCAATGCCTATAACTTAACAGTCAATATCAACCAAGGGAATGAGATCATTATCCGAAAGGCAGTCTATGAGGGAAGAAAAGAGCTATCTGTCAAAGATATTGAGGCATTGAGTGCCAACAAAGAACGAGATTTTATGGGGTGGATGTGGGGATTGAATGATGGAAAACTTCACTTAAGTGAGTTGGAATACGATCCTTTGAGAATCCAAGATGCTTATATGCGAAAAGGATTTTTGGATGCTCAAATTTCCTCTCCATTTTTGAGTGTAAATTTTAATGATTACAATGCAAAACTTTTCTATAAGATCACAGAGGGGACGCGTTATAAAGTTTCTGATATTGAGATTGTCTTAGAAACTCCTGTGATTCCTGAAGATCAACTTTACTTTGGGCTCAAACTCAAAAAGGGAGAGTATTTTGATGTGCAAAATCTCAGAGCAGATATGGATTTGATTAAAACAAAAGTTGCTGATATTGGCTATCCCTTTGCCAATGTCAATCCTGATTTGGACAAAAGTGATGGCGAAGTAAAGGTGATTTACTATGTCAGTGTAGGGAAGAAGGTTTATATTAATGATGTGATTATTTCGGGGAATACTCGCACAAGTGATCGCATTATAAGGCGTGAGATCTTGCTTGCACCGGGGGATTTATATAATCTCACAAGTGTTAGAGAATCTGAAAATGCATTGAGAAGATTGGGATTTTTTGAATCTGTCAAAATCGACACAAGACGCATCAGTGAAGATTCAATGGATCTTTTGGTGAGCGTTGTAGAGACTAGGACGGGTGAATTGATGTTTGGCTTGGGGTATGGAAGCTATGACAAAATCACTGTGAATGCCTCTGTGAGAGAGAGAAATCTCTTTGGAACAGGAAATAGCGGTCAAGTCTATATGGATATTTCCAAAACTCGTCAAATGTATAATATCGGACTGACAAATCCTAGAATCTTTGATAGTCGCTTTAGCTTTTCATTTGAGGTTTTTAGAAGCTCTTATGTGGATTGGAATTACACAGAGACCAATACTGGATTTACAACCTCTGTTGGACGACTTTTGACCAATACTTTAAGATTTTCTTTGGCCTTTGGGGTAGGGCGCACCAACATCACAGACTTTGCAGGAGGGACAGAGAGCTTCTATCGCACGATTTTTACCAATCCTAATCCTTGGAAAATCTCTCTTACCCCAAGTTTGAGTTTTGATAATACAGATAATTATTACTTCCCACAAAATGGAATCATCGCCTCTACTTATGTTGAATATGCAGGGCTTGGAGGAGATGAAAATTACACAAAGCTCTATGGAAAGTTTGCGATTTATCATCATCTCAAAAAATGGATGCCTATTGATTTGATTGCGCGATACAAGGCTCAAGCGGGATATGTGTTTGAAGAGGGATATACTCCTATTAACAATCTCTTCTCTATGGGTGGGATTAGCACGGTTAGAGGGTATCAGAGTGGCTCTCTCTCTCCTGCTCCTGTGGGATTCGATGGTTTATATGTGGGTGGAAATTATATGTTTACAAACTCGATTGAATTGAGCTATGGGCTTTTGGAATCATTGCAGATGAGGGTTTCTGCTTTTTATGATTTTGGGATTATTGGAAATCACAAGAGAAATTTTCCTTATCCTTATGTGTTGAGCGATAAGCCTATTGTGCGTCAATCTGCTGGACTTGCAATTGAATGGGTTTCTCCTATTGGGCCTATCGTGCTTGTCTTTCCTTGGGCGATCAAGCCTCAACCTGGAGATAAAACCTCAAACTTTGAATTTACAATGGGGACAAGATTCTAA